The DNA window ACATTGGTTTGCTCCGGTATTTCGGTTGCGTCAAGATTATctacaaaaatgcaaaaagtAACGTGCGTTAACAAGAATCCTATGCAAGTTTTGTTGACATAATACGggtcatttttttaaatatctttaCGTACCTACGACAGTTGCTTTGTATTTGATGTTTCCGGTATGCAACAATGCGGCCAGGAGTTTGAGGATTTCCCATATTTCAGCGTCAGTGAACAGCAAGACTTTCATCGCCGATCTAATGTCTGCGAATTCTGCAGCATCATCTCGTCCCTCGCACGTGATGCTTCCACCCTTCCAAAGCccaaaattttcagattatcATCAAGTAGGTAATGATTTGATTTCTATAAAAGTCTGCATGGCAATTGATTATACGCATTCGTTTCACGGTAAGAGAGGTAGATCATCAACGGCAATATGTAATATTTACCCCTGTCAAGTATTTGTATGTAGAAGCATCGTCCAGTTCTAACTTTGTCTTCTCTTCTCTGGAAAGCCCGGCGAGTATGCAGTAGAATATATGATAATTCCTTTCATCGGTGCTCTGCGATACGATGCGTGATTTCTCAAGGAGATACTGCTCTATCTTGGCTCCCTCGATCACCCCGAGCTCGTTGAAATGGATGTCAATGTATTTGCCAAATCTCGACGAATTGTCATTTCTTACCGTTTTTGCGTTTCCGAATGCTAGAGACAGCGATTAAGGTTGATCGGGTAAGCGATTGATTAGCAGAACAGTTTAAGCATGATAATATGTAAAGAAATAGCATATTCGGAATCTCCTTGCCTTCCAGAATGGGATTAGCCTCGAGTATCTGTTGCTCTATCCAAGAATGTTTGCCGCTAATAGCAGCGAGGTATTGAAGTATTAGCTTGGTGCTCTCAGTTTTTCCGGCCCCGCTCTCTCCgctggatgaaaaaaaaaagaaaaggaatatCACGGCCTGAGTAATTTTTCCCTAATTCAGCATGCCCGGGCTTCATGATCTCGATTAACTGTAAGTTTTTGGAAGTACCTGATCACAATGCACTGGTCCTGCCCATATCGTTTCATGTGCGTATAGCTATTGTCTCCTATGGCGAATATGTGAGGCGGCAGTTCGCCTATTTTTCGATCTTTGTAAAGTTTTATTTGTTCTGCGGTGTAGATCGGCAATATTTGATAGGGGTTCACTGCGACCAATATGGACCCAGTATAAGTCTATAAAAGAAAGTGAGGATCATTCGGGTGCAGTGAAACTATTAATTGAGCCCCACTGGTTACTCTCGAATTTGATACTCCACAGCGTTAGTTTATTATTTAGTCTATTATCAGCAACACAGCGGAGGGAGGGAAAATATTTAAGCCCTGGTAAAGACTCGCTCCTAGTCCATAATCGTCTCGAGCATGGAGCAAAGATATGTGTTTGCTTTATGAAACGAGTGATAAAGTTATAAGTGAATTGCACCGTTATGTCTTACTCGGAGCATCGTCTTACGTGGAAACCTGCGGAATGTTTTATCTCACAGATGGGTCTAGACTAATGAAAACTGCTTACATATATGAGATTCTCGTTGTAGCGGATGAGAAGATTTCTCAGAATACCAGCTTCGTGAAGGTCTCCGAGGCTGATCATGTCTTCTACGCCCTGGACGGACGTAGCGTGCATCGCCTTTATCCTCCGCTCTGGGGTCAGCCATTGTTCCTACAACAAGGATAACTAACGAGTATGAATAACCGATCAACGATTACCACCTGCAATATTTCGGTGTTCTGCGAATACCTTATTGTCGTCGTCTTTGACCTGGATTCTTCTACCCTCGGCCGATACGACGCGAGCCCCGATCGCTACGTCGAACTCCCTTCCAGATACGGGCTCGATCCATATGTAATCTCCCTATGAAATTAAGAACTTTTAAGGTTTCGCGCGAGCGCCGATTGAAAAGGTAATCGGTCAATTGGTGTTAATTGATAATCAACGAAGCAGGCTTCAAGTAACTGATGTAAATCATATCTTTCTCCACAGTATCGTATCATACTAGTTATATCAATAGTGGCGTGTAAACAGATCTTGACAGCAGTCCGAGCAGCGAAAGATCCTCGTTAATTCCTCGGCCCATTTGCTCAGCCACCGGAACATCGGAAGAGCACTTCCGCGCTCGGAACTGCTGCGGAGGTCGCCATTGCGGCCCACGCCCGTTCGGCATTCACCATTTACAAATTCGGCTGATcactgtttatttttatttttttatttcttcttttcaatgGGCCAATAATCCACAGAAATCAATGTACACGTATAGCTGCATGATATAATGCATAAAACGGAGCGAATcagataataaataaatggagTGAATAATTTGTACACAACGTCGGGTCAACCTACCCGCGTGACGATGACCATCTCTCAAATCTTGGCCGCTGTCCCGCCACCTGAAACAATAATCTATAACGTTATTTCACGATGATTGGTACACGATTGTTTCCCTCATCATCTCCGAGCGCGTAAAAGTGCGTATACtacgtattataataatacgcGCAGTAAAACGACATTTATGGCACAAGCGTATGTAACGCGACAAGGCTGTTTATCAGGCAGCCTTCGAGTATCATAAAAATCCATCATCATTACATAGATCCCGCATTCCCGCGGCATATCTTACAGCCCACAGCGACTTGTAACGGGCACGGGTTTAATTCAAGATGCGCGTGTACTGTAAGCCTGTAACTTCGACGGTGTTGAAGAGGATGAGGACGTCGATACACGCACGTATTGTACGTTGTACGCGTAACATGCATACGATGCCCGGAGTTTCGGCCTCGTACGCAAAACAATCACCGGCCACGAGGTGCAACGTGTTTCAGTGTCGGGCGTCGGGGATGTAATTACCATAAGCAATTATCGCGCGAACCTGCACCGGTACTTACAACAGTAggttgctgctgttgctgcagAATACCTAGATCGAACCtagatattttattcatttaacgTGCGCAAACGGGCCCCTTTCCGTTTCTCATACCGATGCTGTTCTTCGAGACCCGTCGCGCCGCGGCGAGACAGGGGAGTTGTTATCCTGGTCAATCACCGTTAGCGCTCACGGTATAAGAGCCAACTTTAAACCTGTTGCGAAGTGGGTTAGATATTCTGCctgtatacatttatacacgTACAGTAAGTGTGTACACAGCCGCGCAACCCGGCTGGATAACACCATCGTCGTCGGTTATATCCGCTTACGcgtttatacatataagaCTCGATAGTCGATAATTCGCGTCAACTGTACCTATGCTGAAAAATGAAGCGCACATCCGATTCGCTGACGACGATGTTTACGTGTGTGCGTTATGTCTAGTGCTCCGGACTAAATTGCagatcttttcttttccttacCCTCCTGCGGCTCTCTTCCTCAACcgcggttcattttcaatataGCTAATTATCACCAATCTTCATGGTACGTGATTCTGCACGTCGAGAGAGGGATGGTGAGAGTTCGTTGTATTGTTTACACAACGCGTAGGTATATCGGAGTGCGTGCGGTCATATTTCTATGCACTGGTTTATCGGATATATTATATGTCTTGTCTGCATGTGGCTGTATGTGCAGGAAGGTACTAATgagactgaagttagtaacgttaacgccACGAAACATTCAGGGAAACATGATGATTTTCGCTAGTTTATAGTGACTTTGAAATAGTTcagttttcgaaatatgaaTGCGTTTTGTCTTATAATGATTTACTGCATTTCAGACATTTCTGCAACTGTGTAATAACGATTGTTTCGAAACGTAAatcattacaataacgttactaacttcagcctgatATGTACTACGTAACGCCGCGCGCACGTGCGCGACCCGAGTTAAGCACGACTCGTAGATGTGAATGTATAATTCATACCTAGGATAGgtatgtacatgcatacatacacatcGAAACTTGGATTTCGAGAATATCAGGCATTCAAATCACATTCGGAGCtcaaaataatgtaattaaaCATACAGCTAACAGGTCTCAAAGTGAATCGGGATGGTTGAAACGGTCAACCACTACATCGGGTGGCGCGTTTAGTTGCTGTTATAAAAACATGGAAAATCTCAGTAATTGAAGCAATCAGAGGTTAACAAATACTCTAATAGATATCGAAGGATCGTATACTTGTATGTGCATTATAAGCACACGCGCAACTGTGCCAACATTGATCATATGACATAACGAGCTGATCTGACCGAATGCCGCGTTTCCTGGGTACCTTATAAGTCATACCTAATGCATAGTATACATGCTTACATCACAGTATACATACGTACTGAAATTGCGGGATCGTGGCGACGCGATAATTTTACACGAcgtttaattattacttttctCAGGTATGTATGACTCATACTCATAATTGTTGtaccaaaaaaatttgcacGCAACTATATTATACACCGTTTAGTACTGTAGGGAGGAAGGAAAAAGGTGTCTACGGTAGAGAAACCGgagtctgaaaaaattgttctccGAGTGTACTTGGCGCGAGAGCTTACCGAGTCTCTCGATACGCCCGATCGGGAATCCCGTACAACAGCCAAGGTATtaagcagcagcagcagcacagCAGTCATTGACTGCAAAAATATATGGGGAATTCACGATGAAGGAAGGAACGGTCAGCGGTAACGGTAGGCCTTACAGAGTTCGATTCCTGCTAGACGCGGCGGAGCGTGAGAGAGAtgagaaatataatattttctataCACACGATCGTGTATCTAGGCGAAACTATTGAAAAAGCAATTGACCGAGCTTCAAAAATCGGGCGTATCAGTGTATAATCCCTAAATGAAATACAGATCGCCGTAGTAATTTTCCAGTGTCTCGTGCAGAGATCAAGGTCCCTGTCGCTTCCCACAATATTACGTGTATGTATTAACATCGATTTGTACGTAACAGATGCTTAGCTCACCTTGTTGAATACGCGTAAGTAATTGCGGGTGTATTAATCGGCTAAATCCCAAGACTCCATAAGGCGGCACACTGCAGAACACTGATCGGTACTCGGCGACCTTTCATTCCCAAAATATTCACCGTCTATTACAGGTGTGGAAGATCGAATCGTTAAAGTCGCGGCGATTTACGTAAAAGTACAGCGCTAAGAAGGCGCGCGTCGCGTCTCGAGACCGAGGGTTCGCCGATAACAAGATAATTGTAATGAATCAAGGGTAAAGGAACGATCGAGAATAATATCCGAGCAGTTTTTAACGCCGAAGTCTACCTTTAACCACTTATACGGCTACAACGGGCCGTACGGGGTACGCGGTCACCGGCACATTAACACCACACTCGCTCGGGGAGGTTCGGTTTAGATCGGAAAGTGACTGTGGCTGTCGCCTGCCTTATGCCTACCTGTAGCCAGGTGGAAGTGGCGGCGTGCTGCTCGCTGTGCTAGGCGAGTAAGGCGAGGCGCGGCAAGGTAAATAGCTGACTGAATGTTGACTGAATGGAGAGCGCGAGTCACGGCGACTCGACGACCGCACCGCGTTACGGCAGGTGAGCGAGAACAGGGGCAATGCTTCGAGGACGAGAGGCCCCACCTGACGTCCCGATTTGAACTCACCAGGGGAAGAAATCCGGAGAAGGAACGAGGATGCAACGACTACCTGCCTGACCTACAGACCGCCTCGCTCTCACAAGGCGGATTcccgatgatgatgatgatgataactGATTCGAGGATGAAGAAGAAACCGAAGCTCGATCGGGAGGCAGTGTTTAGATTACACGCGTTTCTTAATTCTTTCCATTCGTGCTATTTAGGCATCGCACTTATTCCCGTATGCGAGTGAGGAAAACTTTCTTCCTCAGCCTCTTGCGAGATGAAGACAATTCATTTGCGAATTGTGATCAAAGTAGATCTTAAGGAATCGGAGCTTAATGTTAGTCAAGACGATACCGATTCTTCAATAAACCCAAGTTTTAATCATTGAAATAAAGGGGAACCCCAGGCCTACTGATGTATCGACATTGTATGTGGGCATTCACATTATTGCGCATGATGAATCAATTCCACGCAGTCCGAAAACGTTGCGAGCAACATATCAAGATTAGAGCCGAGAAACGAAAGATTTCGTTGGCAATTCCACTGCTGTTGGACTCACGCTGTTTTTGATGTCTTTTTCTGCTTCCTGACGGTCCAATTAGTGGAATAAGAGCACTGCAAAACGAATCTCAGACGAAAACTTTCCGAGCTCTGAAAATTGCACAAACGCAAGGAAAGAAACccctttggattttttcagttgaaatttagccgatttgaaaaaatggttaaattaattctttgtgcactatatcgacgtaatttttcgagaggaatcgattgcaCACAGTTCGAATACGGTGCGAGCATCTGATCAAGAGTTCCAGccgaaaaatgaaagatttgTAATCTCTCCATTGCTGGTCTGTTGCTCGCTTTGCTAATATTTGTGgtcctgagggtccaattagtctaCAAAGAGCCATACAAGACGATTCTAGgacgaaaaaatgttttgctCGAAAAATAAGACTGAATTTTTACTGAAAGTTttgacaattttgaaaaatgctggaatcAACTCTTTGACGCGCTATAGATCATACATAAATGGGGCAAATAATAATCGTAACAATTAAGTTAACAAATAATTCTTTACTGTTCAGTATCTagtatacaatataatacaatttatttttcaccatccTTGATTCATGTGGAAATTTGCtgagtataattatattggTGTGATTAAAGAATCACGGGTAATTATCCTCTATCGTATGTCGATCAAAAATCGTTTTCTCAAAGATAAAACCCGCATTTTTGTGATCAATGGGAAATAAATCCTCTTTTGTGATGTGTCAATTTGGATCACCGATATTGAATATCCGGGCAGTGGAGTCATCCGAGGTGGTTAGCATTGTCTTTCCATCGCTATAAAACCGAATCGGTCAATTAATTTAGCTTTCGTTTACGACCGTATAAATCGTTGATTGATTCTTACCGAGAGATTACCAAATCGAGAATATCCGCGTGATGTCCCGTATAGGAGCGAAGCTCTTCACCAGATCTTGCGTCGAACGATCTCACCACTCCGTCAAGACCCGACGAATAAAACCGTGTTGTGTTCAGGTGCCAAACCAGCTTGCTTATGCCACTGCTCTGCTGGATCTCGTGCCGAATCATCTGAGTTAAGAAATTCCCACATTTAGGCATAGCGAATGACAAATAATCTTGCGATTCCACCTTCACCATTGGGACCCACCTGTTTTGCGATGTCCCATATGAATATCTGTCCGTTTACTGTGCCTGAAACAGCAACTGGATACTCTGGATCTTTGCAAAATGACACCGCTTCCACCCAATTTCCTTCGTTTCCCTCAGCATCTTCGTCGCCATCAGCAGAGACATTTGTTTTCAGGTCTTGAAGGACACGGGTGACCTGATATTTGTTATTTGAACAATCAACGGACCGagttttttaataactttgTTTCGAgccgaatgaaaaattaagaGCGTTCTTACCTTGCCAGACTGTGAAGTAGTGAGAATAGTTTTTCCATCCATTCCACCTGATATTAGCAGATTATTATCAGAGTTACAGTCAAGGGTGGTTATCGTAGAGCTGTGACCAAATTCACAGGAAATTGTTGACAATACTGCTCCGGATTTCAGGTCGAATACTCTCAGTGTACCGTCTTCATAACCAACCGTGATCCGTTTGCCTGTTATTGTATTGTAGAGATATAAGTAGGTAAATCTCGATGCGGTGATAAATATCTGATATCACCTTACCATCATGCATAATAACCCCTTGTTCAACCCGCTGACCGTGactctgaaatattttacattctCCACTAGGTATTTTCCACATGTATAAAACCCCACTTGATGCTCCAGCAAATAGAATGTTAGCCATCGGATGCCACCGCATCCACTACAagataaatgaaatataaagaaaacTTAACCATCCAATGATAATGGAGAAGTTAATTCTGAGATTGCTTGATAACCGGAAGGACAGTAACATCGTATTTTGTGCTGCAATTCAATTGCAAGCATTTCCTAttacttaatttttcaaatttgttcaataaatttcaattcagcAGCAATCCAATGTAAAATTTACCATTTATTAAGATGGAAAAAGTTAGGAATGTGATAAATAAGCCTACCGTCATATCGCCCATGTTGTAGTCCCAGATAAGAATCCTGTTGCTCATTTTCCACACCTGAATAATGCCATTCATATCTGCAGTTGCCAGATAAAACCCATCATGGTTGAACTCCGTAAAAGTGACACTATCCGAATGACCGGTGCAATTGAGTACAACTCGTCCCGAGGAAACCTCCCAGACATATGCTTTATCATCTTCCCCACCAGTCGCAGCTAGCGTTCCATCTTTATTCAAAGCTCCGCAGAATATAGACCCTGGACACCGGAGTGAAGGCTTGTGTAGACGATAATCAATGTTGTCAGAATTACGGGATCAACAAACCTTGACAAATGGCATAAGGAGACTTACCTTCGTGGTTACGAAAAACATAGGCAGCGTCGTCCTTAATCGGTTGTTCCTCGTAGCTTTCGGCCTCTTCCTCGGAGTCTTCGGTTCTCTCATCTCGTTCGAGGGCTTCTATGACTTCGTCAGCATCTCCGACGTATACCAGCTCATCCTCGTCCATTTCTA is part of the Neodiprion virginianus isolate iyNeoVirg1 chromosome 5, iyNeoVirg1.1, whole genome shotgun sequence genome and encodes:
- the LOC124304907 gene encoding angio-associated migratory cell protein isoform X2; translation: MREPKTPRKRPKATRNNRLRTTLPMFFVTTKPSLRCPGSIFCGALNKDGTLAATGGEDDKAYVWEVSSGRVVLNCTGHSDSVTFTEFNHDGFYLATADMNGIIQVWKMSNRILIWDYNMGDMTWMRWHPMANILFAGASSGVLYMWKIPSGECKIFQSHGQRVEQGVIMHDGKRITVGYEDGTLRVFDLKSGAVLSTISCEFGHSSTITTLDCNSDNNLLISGGMDGKTILTTSQSGKVTRVLQDLKTNVSADGDEDAEGNEGNWVEAVSFCKDPEYPVAVSGTVNGQIFIWDIAKQMIRHEIQQSSGISKLVWHLNTTRFYSSGLDGVVRSFDARSGEELRSYTGHHADILDLVISRDGKTMLTTSDDSTARIFNIGDPN
- the LOC124304907 gene encoding angio-associated migratory cell protein isoform X1, whose amino-acid sequence is MTLMDTPPSSPSVDVEMDEDELVYVGDADEVIEALERDERTEDSEEEAESYEEQPIKDDAAYVFRNHEGSIFCGALNKDGTLAATGGEDDKAYVWEVSSGRVVLNCTGHSDSVTFTEFNHDGFYLATADMNGIIQVWKMSNRILIWDYNMGDMTWMRWHPMANILFAGASSGVLYMWKIPSGECKIFQSHGQRVEQGVIMHDGKRITVGYEDGTLRVFDLKSGAVLSTISCEFGHSSTITTLDCNSDNNLLISGGMDGKTILTTSQSGKVTRVLQDLKTNVSADGDEDAEGNEGNWVEAVSFCKDPEYPVAVSGTVNGQIFIWDIAKQMIRHEIQQSSGISKLVWHLNTTRFYSSGLDGVVRSFDARSGEELRSYTGHHADILDLVISRDGKTMLTTSDDSTARIFNIGDPN